The Geobacter metallireducens GS-15 region CCACTTCACGTGACGCCGGGCTATTGCAGGCCTTGGCAAAATCAATGATATGCTTAAATTCTGGGTTGGAGCTGGAACGAAACTTGTAGATTTCGCCATGGAAAGGATGCTTCTCCAGCGTCTTGTTAAGCTGGGTGATCGACCCTCTTACGGCCTCGACCTTGCCTATCAGGCGGCCTACAAACTTGGAGCGGAAGGTGTCCTCAGCTTCCTGGAGTGCTCTGGCCGATTTTTCGCGGTATTCGGCCAGAGTGGTTTCGACCAGGTGTTTTTTCTTCCGTCGGATAGTGACGGCGTACTCTTCGAAATGCTCTGGTCGGGATTCTTCGCCCTCTTCCAGAGCGAAGCGGAGATAATACTCCGTGTACTCCTTGATCATTCGAGTATTGTTTTCTTCGATTGTTTTTAACGCTGAACCTATCTCCTTTTCAGCCCTTTCACAGATCGCCGCAAAATCCCCGGCGTTCTGCTCGCGCCACCGGTCAAGGGTATCGGCTGCCTTCGCAGGATCAAGCAGCGGATTCCCACGCTTCTCTTCCAAGACAACTTGCAGAGCGTCCATCTGAGCGTCAAGAGCCTTCAATTTGTCATCGTTTTGTGCGTACTCTTTTTCAGCTTGAAGGCGCTTTTCATCCAGATCCTTGAGACTTTTCTTTATTCCTTCTGCCTTGTCCTCAAGCTTCTTGATTTCATCTCTGAGTTTCTGCTCCCGGGCATCAGAAGCCAAGGCTGCAAGTTTTTCCTGCATCTCCTGGATGGCTTTCTCAGAAGCTGTGCGCTGCTCTACGAGAGCGGACAATGAAATAACGGCATCGCCCGAGAACTGCCGCTTGCAATCTTCCAGCAGAACTTTCAGACTGCCGAGATTCTCCTTTTCTCCTACTACCCCCGCCTGTTTTGTCGACAGCTCGTTCAAATCACGTTGATAAGCAACCCGCAACCCTTCTCGGGAACCTCTCCCCAAGATTGGCTGTACGTTCTTCAGCTCTGATACTGTACCACCGGAACTCAACATCCCATCGGCAGTTGCGGCCCGGTCGTGGTGAAGCAGGTCCTTCTCGGTATCGACGCAGACGATATTCCCGAGACGGCGATTGATAAACGCCCTCGCATGCACATCATCGGTGTTGAGGCAATCGGCTAGAGTGCCCTGCTGTTTGGAGGCCTTCCAGCGGTCGGTCTGGGTTGTATTGATGATATGACAGCCGGGAAACTCTTGCCTCCCCTCATGGCGATAGAGGTGAACTGCCTTGCGGGCCTGCTCAGGAAGCACTACCAGGGCCTCGCGGATATTGCCGAGAATGCTTTCAATGGTGCCGCGCCACGTCTCGTCGGCAACATCCACCAGATCGCACAATGGCTTGGATTCAATGCCATGTTTCTTGAAAAACTGAATCAGATTCCGAGTGTTTGGTTGAAGCGGGGCTTTACCGTGTTGTAGCTGCTTGAGTGCTTCAACGAGATTTTTCAGCCGCTTCTCCAAGTCCTTATGATCCGCACAGAAATCATCATAGCGGCTGCTCAGTTCCGGTAAAGAGCGCTCAACTGCCACCAGCAGCAATTCAAGACAGATGTCAACCTCGGAAGGATTTGACGGCCAGACCGCGGTGCTTATCATGTCGTCACCCGGCATCAGTTTGACTATATCGGAAATGGCCACGGCCAGAGAATCATTGACCGGCACATCCTTAAGTTTTTCAAAGCGCTGCAGCAGCCTGCGGATCTCGGTAATCCTCGCCTTCACATCTCCTTCGCGCTGCCTTGCCTGATCACTTTCTAATTGCAGGCGATCCCGCTGGACTTGGACATCACAGAGCTTCAACTCCCCACGTTTCTCACCGAGTTCCTCTTGAACCTTTGCCTGCTGGTCCTCAAGAACCGTCTTGTCCTTACCCATATGCTCGCGGGCCTCTTCAAGATCGGCCAACGCGCCCCGCAAGGGGTCGGCGCTTCCCTCAATCTGCTCGATACGGGCATTCAACGAGACATACTCGGCCATCACATGTTGGGCGCGAGCATTTTCCACCTTCTCGCAGCAAACTTCGAGGCGAGTCAAATCAGCGACCCGCCGACTAACCGATTCGGTCTTCTCCGCCATGTCACGATAATTTTTCAAGGCGCTCTGCAGCTCCTTGATCTGCAGGTCATCACGATCGAGCATGTAGCGGCGGATGAACTCGGTAGGATCGGAGATCTTCTCCAGGCGGAACGCTGCTTGGAGAGCCTTGAGAACGGTCTTGTCATTGTTGGGTGAACCTGGGTGTTCACTCAGGCAGCCGTAGAGATCCTGGGTGAATTTTCCCGGCTCGTGGTGAAACCGGGTGGCGTGGCACCTTTTCGCCAAGCGCTCCTTGACGCGCGCCCAGGGCAGGACAATCGTGCTGTCGCCTTTGCCCTGTTCCAGGAACAGGTCCTTGTGCCCAACCAGGCCGGGGCAAATGAAATACCCTTCCACCTTTTCTGCCATGTCTGCCATGCAAGCATAAATGCCAAGCCCGACACAGGTGGTTTCCCCGGTCTCGACATCATGGAAGTTCAGGGCCAGATAGCAATTCGCTTTGTCTCGCGGCTTGATCTTCGTGGCAAGTTCCGGTTTTTTCGGGTCCGACATGACCCCAAGGACGTATTCCCAGAGTTTGCGGGAGGATTGTTCATTGCTCCCCCGATTTAGGACCAGGAGCCGCTTGTTTGCCCCGGTCAGCACAGTCTGGATGGCGTCAAGCAAGGCCGATTTGCCAGCGCCATTATCGCCAATGAAGGCTGTATTGCCAACGATTGGGATTTCTACGGCTTCAAGGCGGAACCATTGAATGAGAACGGCTTTAATCAATGTCTTCATTGTCCCCCCCCTGCTTCATCGGTTCCGTTTTCCTCGCCTTCTCCTCCTTTGGTGTATTCTTCCAAAGCCTGCAAGAAACCGTGCGTTACTATGTCACGGATCGATGGGCGAATGCGGAAGCGGATCGCCTTGTCCTCGTCTTCGTCGATCTCTAAAAGCCCTTGGCGGGAGAAGGTTCTAAGAATTTCGCGCAGCCTCACCAAGCCTGGCCGCTTTCTGCCGGTGTGCGCAACAAAGGTGTCCAGCATGACCTCGCTGTCGGTAAAGACCTGCGAAAACTCTCCCACTCTGCACTCCTGGGCGGCTCTCTCGTAGATGACCCGCAGGACGAGGAGGAACAGAGAGTGTTCAGTGTCCAGGCCAACGGTCAGATGAGATTCCCGGGGGACCACGCCAACATACCCTGCCGTCCGGTCGCATATCAATTCGAGATTCAGGGCATCGAACAGGTTTCGGTAATAATCCTCGGCGTCGAGGATCTGGTGAAAAGAACGCTGGTCCCTGCTCTTGTCTCCGAAAAGGAACTGACGATCCAGGGCAATTGATGCTGCGCGACGTAAATCCTCTGCGGCCAGGTTTTCATCCTTATCAAGCATGCGACGGAGCTCGTGAAGCATCCCCTACCCCTTCCTTTCGACGATAAAATCGCTGCATTCCAACAGTGGTGTATCAAGCCGATCCCCTGTGCGGCGAATGTTGAACAGAGGCATGTTCGGGACCGGTTTGCCCTTCATCTGGTTGAGAAAAGGGACAAAGGCAAATGCCACCAACTCATCGACCGATTCGATCTTGAAATCCTTAGCCGCGAACGTGGCGCGCTCCCCCATCTGCCGGTCGATGAACGCAACCACTTTGGCAGGTGACATGACACGCCGCTGCAGGTAATCCTGGATAAGCCGCAGGCGCTCTTTGACTTCTGTACTGAGTTCCTGCTCCCTGGCCAGCTCGATGAATTGAGGTTGTCGGCGTCTCTGTGGTTTGCGGATGCTGCGATGACTCAACAGCGCATGAGATATCCAGCGAGGAGGTTGGGGTAAAGCGGGGAGCTCTCCATCGGGCTGCTCCAGCGATCTCCTGCCGAGCTCTTCCAGCAGCTTGATTCCTCGGTTGGTTAGATCGGGAACGTTGCGATCCATGTAACGGACCATTTCCGCCACCCGTGATTCCAGGCGCATGCGGTACAAATCGATGGCATCGAGTCGCCGATCAACTGAGCGGAACACCCTGGCGATAAAATGAAGATCGCTTATCACCTTTTCCCGCGCTGCGTCTGGCGCCAGGTTCTTGTCTTCCTGGTAGACCTTGATCAGCGCCGTCATGATTGAGTCTATATGTTCGATCTGAATCAGGAGGTTCAGGACATTGGCGCGATGACGAAAGGGGTTGTTTTCCGCCTGGAGGGACTTGTAATCGGAGATCAGCAGATTCTCGACAAAATCATCGAAAAAAGTGGACAGGGCAAGTTTAGGGTTGTGCTGACGGGTGATGATGTCCTGAAAGCCGCGGAGGCCGGAGAAGATATTTTGCAAGTGACGGGTGAAGTCACGCGCCGCTCTAACAACCTCAATGAATGCGCGGGCATTGTCTTCAGGGTGATTGGCAATCGCCTGGAGTTGTAGATGGATAGAGGCGATGGTGCTGCCGTAGTTCTTCTTTTCTGCATGGGCGACACCTTCAAGGGCCTCCAAGAGAAGACTGGCGTGAGGTGGCATGATGACGTTGACGTGATAGCCGTCTTCTTCCTCTTCGAGCCAGCCTGTCACGACGAGGCGCTTGTAGATGTACCTGGCGGCCGGCCCTGGCGCATTGCTGATATCCTCCTCCGCGTCCCCTTCCTCATCGACGATTTGCAGCAGGCGGCCTTTGCGTTCCAGCAGTTCTTCTATCTCACGGACGACATGACCGCGTCGTGGAAAAACCGCCTCGTTGGTTATATCCTCATCCGAGAAATACCTGAAAAGGAAGAGAAGGATTTCCTCAAAGAAATATCTGTTTGCGCCCGCGAGAGGCTTGAAGATTTCGTCGGGCAGCTTGTTGAAAAGCATGAGGCGCTCCAGCAGTGTAGCTGTTTTCAGTCCAATCCATCCAAGTGCAAAGTTGATTGCAGTTGCCGGCCATGATCAATGCATTTTCTCACACAAGTGCGACAGGATACGTCTCAAACTCTATTTACTGGAACTTCCTATTTTGTGACATGCAACTTAGCCACCTAAGGCTACCAGATCACAACCCGGGCCTGAGATGACACTTCTCATAAGACTACCAATCGAAAATCAGGAAGCTCTGTCAAGTATGTCTAAGGGGGTTGGTCAAGGGTGTTGGATGACGCGGAACTGTTCCTCGCTATCCGCCAGCTTCCGCTCAAGGATTCCCAACTCTTCACGAGTATAAATGCTCTCCCCTCGTGCGATCTCGCGCTTGAGGCGTTTGATCCGGCCGGGAAGACTGTCCGTCTGGAGGCGGCTGTCACCATGCAGCAGCGTCATGTCCTTCACCGCCGGGTTGCGGGATGAAGTCGACACATCAAATTCCCCTACACCACGCTTATGCGAATCATTGTCAGAGCATCCAGCAGCGAGAAGAAGAAGCATGGTGGCAACTACTGGCGATGTCTTGGCGTTCACGTTCTCTTGCTCTTGGCTGGGTCAAGAAGTTCTTTCAGTTCCTCAATCTCTGCCCTCATCACGGATTTTTTTCCATTTCCTTCCATAGCATAATTGTCTTCGCATGTTTTCGATACTGAGCGCCTAATTAGCGAGCAGCCATACTTCAGGGACCGCAACAACAATAAGCAACTCGTGGATCAGAGTTGCAATGGGCGAATGTCCAGATGATTAATGCTTATTAGTGACCGTTCCCATTCTCGCTAGCTTTAGAGCCTGTTCGAACGTGACAGACATACCGCCATTTCTCTTCGCGAAAGCCTTGGCATTCTGCTTACTGACAAAGGCCAACTGCTCCACATTAGACATAAGCCCCTTCTGGTTACTGCCAACAATCCATGCCGCCGATTTTGCTTCTAACAGCTTCCCCGAATTGAAATCAGCCACCTTGATCGATATGGCCTGCTTACCAGTTCTCT contains the following coding sequences:
- a CDS encoding SbcC/MukB-like Walker B domain-containing protein, with product MKTLIKAVLIQWFRLEAVEIPIVGNTAFIGDNGAGKSALLDAIQTVLTGANKRLLVLNRGSNEQSSRKLWEYVLGVMSDPKKPELATKIKPRDKANCYLALNFHDVETGETTCVGLGIYACMADMAEKVEGYFICPGLVGHKDLFLEQGKGDSTIVLPWARVKERLAKRCHATRFHHEPGKFTQDLYGCLSEHPGSPNNDKTVLKALQAAFRLEKISDPTEFIRRYMLDRDDLQIKELQSALKNYRDMAEKTESVSRRVADLTRLEVCCEKVENARAQHVMAEYVSLNARIEQIEGSADPLRGALADLEEAREHMGKDKTVLEDQQAKVQEELGEKRGELKLCDVQVQRDRLQLESDQARQREGDVKARITEIRRLLQRFEKLKDVPVNDSLAVAISDIVKLMPGDDMISTAVWPSNPSEVDICLELLLVAVERSLPELSSRYDDFCADHKDLEKRLKNLVEALKQLQHGKAPLQPNTRNLIQFFKKHGIESKPLCDLVDVADETWRGTIESILGNIREALVVLPEQARKAVHLYRHEGRQEFPGCHIINTTQTDRWKASKQQGTLADCLNTDDVHARAFINRRLGNIVCVDTEKDLLHHDRAATADGMLSSGGTVSELKNVQPILGRGSREGLRVAYQRDLNELSTKQAGVVGEKENLGSLKVLLEDCKRQFSGDAVISLSALVEQRTASEKAIQEMQEKLAALASDAREQKLRDEIKKLEDKAEGIKKSLKDLDEKRLQAEKEYAQNDDKLKALDAQMDALQVVLEEKRGNPLLDPAKAADTLDRWREQNAGDFAAICERAEKEIGSALKTIEENNTRMIKEYTEYYLRFALEEGEESRPEHFEEYAVTIRRKKKHLVETTLAEYREKSARALQEAEDTFRSKFVGRLIGKVEAVRGSITQLNKTLEKHPFHGEIYKFRSSSNPEFKHIIDFAKACNSPASREVGGLFDPVADSNSPHRKALEDITTALQDPKAAERLQDYRNFLVFDVEMCDTEGTPTSDLEHRIQKGSGGENQTPFYVAIGASLAAAYRLKEEYGKHHGGMSLAVFDEAFSKLSVATCHSCIEFLKNIQLQLIVAAPDEKFATMAEVMDTIVWVTRDGGTVETEVISIKPAMRAMLRTDNPYRKASGTAEFLHEPV
- a CDS encoding DUF4194 domain-containing protein; the encoded protein is MLDKDENLAAEDLRRAASIALDRQFLFGDKSRDQRSFHQILDAEDYYRNLFDALNLELICDRTAGYVGVVPRESHLTVGLDTEHSLFLLVLRVIYERAAQECRVGEFSQVFTDSEVMLDTFVAHTGRKRPGLVRLREILRTFSRQGLLEIDEDEDKAIRFRIRPSIRDIVTHGFLQALEEYTKGGEGEENGTDEAGGGQ
- a CDS encoding Wadjet anti-phage system protein JetA family protein; amino-acid sequence: MLFNKLPDEIFKPLAGANRYFFEEILLFLFRYFSDEDITNEAVFPRRGHVVREIEELLERKGRLLQIVDEEGDAEEDISNAPGPAARYIYKRLVVTGWLEEEEDGYHVNVIMPPHASLLLEALEGVAHAEKKNYGSTIASIHLQLQAIANHPEDNARAFIEVVRAARDFTRHLQNIFSGLRGFQDIITRQHNPKLALSTFFDDFVENLLISDYKSLQAENNPFRHRANVLNLLIQIEHIDSIMTALIKVYQEDKNLAPDAAREKVISDLHFIARVFRSVDRRLDAIDLYRMRLESRVAEMVRYMDRNVPDLTNRGIKLLEELGRRSLEQPDGELPALPQPPRWISHALLSHRSIRKPQRRRQPQFIELAREQELSTEVKERLRLIQDYLQRRVMSPAKVVAFIDRQMGERATFAAKDFKIESVDELVAFAFVPFLNQMKGKPVPNMPLFNIRRTGDRLDTPLLECSDFIVERKG
- a CDS encoding nitrous oxide reductase accessory protein NosL; translation: MCGMNRTSFAHSRMLIVYTDGTTVGTCSLHCAAMAMDERTGKQAISIKVADFNSGKLLEAKSAAWIVGSNQKGLMSNVEQLAFVSKQNAKAFAKRNGGMSVTFEQALKLARMGTVTNKH